A single genomic interval of Perca fluviatilis chromosome 19, GENO_Pfluv_1.0, whole genome shotgun sequence harbors:
- the LOC120547552 gene encoding T-lymphocyte surface antigen Ly-9-like, producing the protein MEKLTGFLLLLAALNFALAQDEVTPTYFKDGGELTLDVRPPPPEPLYNILWIINGNLVAEWIKDQVTGSVLVPLTYYRPFNGRTTLDVTTGRLVINNMTKADMGLYSVEVNNKVQNERYNAVLMKEVPQPEVVAPETCSPALDNCTLTCDADTTDAGPVTYSWKMGDGEWKESGKEMTITCRIKNPVSEKESTP; encoded by the coding sequence ATGGAGAAACTGACAgggtttttgttgctgttggcGGCGCTGAACTTCGCTCTAGCCCAGGACGAGGTAACCCCGACATACTTCAAGGATGGCGGGGAGCTAACGTTGGACGTGAGGCCTCCTCCTCCTGAACCTCTCTACAACATCCTGTGGATTATTAACGGTAACCTGGTAGCTGAGTGGATCAAAGATCAAGTCACAGGTTCAGTTTTAGTCCCTTTGACTTATTACAGACCCTTTAATGGCCGCACAACCCTGGATGTAACCACTGGACGTTTGGTAATCAACAACATGACTAAAGCTGACATGGGGCTGTATTCAGTGGAAGTCAACAACAAGGTCCAGAATGAGCGCTATAACGCTGTATTGATGAAAGAAGTCCCCCAGCCTGAGGTGGTGGCACCAGAGACATGCTCCCCCGCTTTGGACAATTGTACTCTGACCTGTGACGCAGACACCACAGACGCTGGACCGGTCACCTACAGCTGGAAGATGGGAGACGGAGAGTGGAAGGAGTCGGGAAAGGAAATGACCATCACCTGCCGGATAAAGAACCCAGTCAGTGAGAAAGAAAGTACACCCTGA